From a region of the Patescibacteria group bacterium genome:
- the nadE gene encoding NAD(+) synthase, with translation MSNSKILISKLQKFFAARGFTRAVVGLSGGVDSAVTLALAVHALGAENVFGLILPRRNVSSAESKMLAEKLAEQFGVRTLEFEIGAIIEKFSPPWTQNHLAEINLAPRIRMTALYNFANSENALVLGTSNRSEILLGYGTKFGDFAADVEVLGNLFKTEVFALAHELEIPLEIISRAPTAELTPGQTDESELGANYCVLDEILQRLEKNNFALPEQATELEQKIRARVVANLHKTELTQML, from the coding sequence ATGTCGAATTCCAAAATCTTGATTTCGAAGTTACAGAAATTTTTCGCCGCTCGGGGATTTACGCGCGCGGTCGTCGGGCTGTCGGGCGGAGTCGATTCGGCTGTCACGCTTGCGCTCGCGGTGCATGCGCTCGGCGCGGAAAATGTTTTCGGCTTGATTCTGCCGCGGCGAAATGTGAGCTCGGCTGAATCCAAAATGCTCGCCGAAAAATTGGCGGAGCAATTCGGTGTCCGAACTTTAGAATTTGAAATTGGCGCAATCATTGAAAAATTCTCGCCGCCGTGGACACAAAACCATTTAGCCGAAATCAATCTCGCGCCACGCATTCGCATGACTGCGCTTTACAATTTCGCGAATTCTGAAAACGCTCTCGTGCTCGGCACCTCGAATCGCTCCGAGATTTTGCTCGGCTACGGCACGAAATTCGGCGATTTCGCAGCGGATGTTGAAGTGCTCGGAAATCTCTTCAAAACAGAGGTTTTTGCGCTTGCGCACGAGCTTGAAATTCCACTTGAAATAATTTCCCGTGCGCCGACCGCCGAGCTCACTCCCGGTCAGACTGACGAATCCGAGCTGGGTGCGAATTATTGTGTGCTGGATGAAATTTTGCAGCGACTCGAAAAAAATAATTTTGCGTTGCCGGAGCAGGCGACTGAGCTGGAGCAAAAAATTCGCGCGCGCGTAGTTGCTAACCTTCACAAAACTGAGCTCACACAGATGCTTTGA
- a CDS encoding nucleoside deaminase, which translates to MKDFMSIAVAEAEKGLRRKDGGPFGAVIIRAGEIVARAHNEVIKNSDPTCHAEMQAIRAAAKELKRFDLSDCEIYSSCEPCPMCLAAICWARIPHIYFGATRRDAAAIGFADAEIYDFISDKIQKNSPVKKQLGRKACLVPFQKWLNLKSKTQY; encoded by the coding sequence GTGAAAGATTTCATGTCAATCGCGGTTGCCGAGGCAGAAAAAGGTTTGCGCCGCAAAGACGGCGGACCATTTGGTGCGGTGATTATTCGCGCTGGCGAGATTGTCGCTCGGGCGCACAACGAAGTTATTAAAAACTCCGACCCGACTTGCCACGCTGAGATGCAGGCGATTCGTGCTGCCGCGAAAGAATTAAAACGCTTCGACCTTTCTGACTGCGAGATTTATTCCAGCTGTGAGCCGTGCCCGATGTGTCTCGCCGCGATTTGTTGGGCGCGGATTCCACACATTTATTTTGGCGCGACGCGCCGCGATGCGGCAGCGATTGGTTTCGCTGATGCAGAAATTTACGATTTCATTTCCGATAAAATCCAAAAAAATTCGCCCGTCAAGAAACAACTTGGGCGCAAAGCTTGTCTCGTTCCTTTTCAAAAATGGCTAAATTTAAAGTCTAAAACTCAATATTAA